The following nucleotide sequence is from Malania oleifera isolate guangnan ecotype guangnan chromosome 4, ASM2987363v1, whole genome shotgun sequence.
ttttcaattgatttgatactactataactcgtgtatagtagtcagcaatTGATTTActagatttcattcttaaagattcGAAATCACGTCGCAATGTTTGAAAACGAATTTTTTTCACTTTGTCTACACCTTTGTGTGTTCAATgaagagagtcccaaacttctttagacgtcttggcggaggcgatgatttcaaacATGGCCTTATCAAGGCCTTAGTAGATTATGGACTTTgtcttgcaatccttctttcgatcggtCCACAAGATTGTTCTTTGAGCATCAGACATAGttgtttcatcttttttttttataggacTTCTCTATAGCTATCTTCAATgatatccatgacatcctgagaacctagtAGGGTTcccatttgaatagaccagttgtcataattctcttgtgtcaactttggaatgaccgcttgggtAGCACCATTCGCCATggggtttaatatatcaaaaaagagagtgatagagattgattttggaaaatctgatgccaccaatgtgttcaaaAGGTCAAAAAACCTTAAAATCAGTTTTAGGTTACAACAAACCGGtttaaaaatcactgaaccggctAAAAGAAGttttgaaccattttttttttaaattgcttgACTTAATGGAGTTTAACAGCGTCAAATATTACTGTTAGGACATGTGGTGGATTTTGCGTGTGCCACGTGTCGGCGACTGGGCGAGGGTCGGTCAGCGGGGTCAGGTCGTGCTCGCGGGGCCGGTTCCAGGTTGCTAGGTGGGGTCATGGATCGGGTTTTATAAGTAGCATCACGTCAGTCGGGCGGAGAAGACGTGTGAGGACGCGTGGAGCGTGTGACTTCACCGGTCAGTAATCTTGCCGGCACGTGAGGCATGTGTTGCTGACGCTGAATTCACTGGTGGCATGTGAGAGTGCGTGTGGAGGCTCTCAGACTTCGTTTGAAGCATGATTTTTACCATTGAACTTGTATCAACGAGAATTTCACAATAgtatgctcaattttggatttagagtaacttcaaatctaggaaaaaattaaatttcCCCTCAGTTCGCCTCTGTTTGGTGAATTCCAGCAAACCTGATGCTCTGATATCATTGATGGGTGGAGgtgactcactcaatcactggttgagATTGAAACTTAGTGAGGGTTACACTTAATTTGCAAAATCAACACTCAATTAATTTCAATCTAAAAaattacagaggaattcaaaataTACAAATCTCTTTTCTCATTGGTTAATGTCTCTCTTTACaccacatattacattacacacacacacacacatctatttatagcaaagcaTCTGACAATAGGTGAAAATTATAATCAATAATGGTGGGCTGAAGTTGGTGAGATTTTGGTGAGGTTGCTGCCGACTCCAGcccaaattcaacagaggtggATTGTCGGCCATCTGCAgttaagtttaattttcaacaataaGAAGAGAAAtttttgaatcattcaaaattaaTAAACCCAGAAAGAatgtttaattttaaaataaaaaaatttaaaaataattggtTAATAAAAGTTATAAATAAAACCATGCATAAAtttacacacaaatatatatagaaataaatGAATCTTATTTGAAGCGGATAATTATTATGTAtcctttgatttttcttgagACACATACCTAACTGATAAATTCCCAGCTAAgactaatttttgaaaatctctCTTTCACGCAATCTCTAGATTAATAAGACTATTCATCTGCGctgtcgctctctctctctctgatattTTTTTCTTCATGTTAACTTCTTCGTACTCCCGCGTGCAGCAAgcaagaaagaaggaaaaaagaaagaaacataAAAAGGTGGAGTCATATACGTGTACAAGTACTGTTTACAGTCAAATTAACGTGGCTATAAAAGGGCCATGCAGTAGTGGGGGAGGTAGCCAGCCAGGCACATCCAATTAAACTTGATGAAAATCATCAAAGCCATGGGAGGCTTGAATCTGCTAACCTGCACCCTCTGCTGcttcctctctctctccatgATTTCCCTCTTCCCTTCCTTCGCAACTCCTGCTCTTCTCTTCcaggtactctctctctctctctctctctcgggtaAAAGGGTTTGCAAATCACCACACATTTTAAGTGTGGGTGAGTAATAATACTCTTTCTTAAGAACTTACggcaagattttaaaaatatcaagaaccctaactttttatttttattctcatGTACCTTTTGATTTGGTATATATTTAAACTCTACATTAAGATGTAAATACTGTATTTGCCATTACTATCTAGTTATTAATTATTCTATAATAGAGAGATTTTAATCCATGAGACCTGGATTGATGTGCGTAGGGTTTTAATTGGGCATCAAGTGACAAAGGAGGATGGTACAATTCACTGAAGAATCACATTCCTGACCTCGCCAACGCTGGTATCACCCATGTTTGGCTTCCTCCTCCCTCTCATTCTGCCGCCCCTCAAGGTACGTACCTAGCTGTATGTATATATGCACCCCTATTCACTAAGTActtgattttcattttcttcttcttcttcttcttcttcttcttttttccttgaTTTATTATGTGCTGAGTtaactaaaatattatatatttataaattttataaattgatGATATAATTATCGGCTACGTTTAATATATTTAACATTTTCTATATTGTTTAATTATCAATTTAGGTCCAAGCTAACCACTGAAAAGTGCGTGTAGttttaattttgtattttatttttatctaaatCCAATTTCAGGGTACTTGCCCGGAAGGCTGTATGATCTAGATGCATCAAAATATGGAACCAAGGATGAGCTGAAGTCATTAATCGCCGCCCTGAACCAGAGAGGAATCAAAGCCCTAGGCGACATGGTCCTCAACCACCGCAGCGCCGAGCGTAAAGATGCCAGCGGAATCCTCTGCCTCTTCGAAGGCGGCACTCCCGACGGCCGCCTCGACTGGGGCCCACACTTCATATGCAGCGACGACACTGAGTTCTCCGACGGCACCGGCAACCCCGACACCGGCGAGCCCTGGGGCGGCGTCCCCGACATCGACCATGTCAACCCCCAGGTCCAAAAAGACCTCTCCGACTGGATGAACTGGCTCAAAACCGACGTCGGCTTCGTCGGCTGGCGCTTCGATTTCGTTAAGGGCTACGCGCCGCGGTTCGTTGGCGCGTACGTGCAGAACACGTCGCCGGATTTCGCCGTCGCCGAGAAGTGGGACATGAACCTGACCAAGGGTGCCGACGGGAAGCTCGCCGCCGACCAGAGCGCGCACCGGAGCGCGATCGCGAGTTGGATTGAGGCAGCTGGTGGCCGCGTCACGGCGTTTGATTTCACGACGAAAGAGATTCTAAACGTTGCGGTGCAAGGGGAGTTGTCGAGGCTGAAGGACGCGAACGGGAAGCCGCCGGGGCTGATCGGAATAACGCCAGAAAAGGCTGTGACTTTCATTGACAATCACGACACTTGGTCTCAGAGACTATCGCCATTCCCGTCCGACAAGGTCATGCTCGGCTACGTTTACATTCTCACCCATCCAGGGACCCCATGCATTGTAcgtaaatttcttcatctccatCTCTAGTTAGTGGTTATCATCTTCGACGTAATTGACAAAACGAAGAAGAGAGGAATATAATTAATGTGTAATTTTGGGGTTTGTGGTGCAGTTCTATGATCATCTGATAGAGTGGGGATTGAAGGAGCCAATAACTGCGGTTGCTACGATTAGGTCGAAGCATGGGATTAGTGCTACGAGCAGCGTAAAGATTTTGGCAGCAGAAGCAGATTTGTACATGGCCGCCATTGATGACAAAGTCATTATGAAGATTGGACCCAAACAGGACCTTGGCAATCTCCTTCCTGCAAATTACAAGGTTGCAACCTCGGGGCAAGACTATGCTGTGTGGGAGAAGACAAGCtgaaaattcaaatatatataatttgtgGTTTATATTTTTATACCAATAATAATGTTAATCTAATTAAGGAGCTCAAAGATATGTGCTTTTCAAAATAATGATGTATGGATCCAGCTAGTACTCCATTGTTGGACTCCCGAAAATATGTATCTTCATCCAGAGCTGCATTGCCAATATGCATAGACATAAAAAAAAAGTGAGTTGAATTCTACC
It contains:
- the LOC131153180 gene encoding alpha-amylase-like encodes the protein MKIIKAMGGLNLLTCTLCCFLSLSMISLFPSFATPALLFQGFNWASSDKGGWYNSLKNHIPDLANAGITHVWLPPPSHSAAPQGYLPGRLYDLDASKYGTKDELKSLIAALNQRGIKALGDMVLNHRSAERKDASGILCLFEGGTPDGRLDWGPHFICSDDTEFSDGTGNPDTGEPWGGVPDIDHVNPQVQKDLSDWMNWLKTDVGFVGWRFDFVKGYAPRFVGAYVQNTSPDFAVAEKWDMNLTKGADGKLAADQSAHRSAIASWIEAAGGRVTAFDFTTKEILNVAVQGELSRLKDANGKPPGLIGITPEKAVTFIDNHDTWSQRLSPFPSDKVMLGYVYILTHPGTPCIFYDHLIEWGLKEPITAVATIRSKHGISATSSVKILAAEADLYMAAIDDKVIMKIGPKQDLGNLLPANYKVATSGQDYAVWEKTS